Proteins from a single region of Budorcas taxicolor isolate Tak-1 chromosome 7, Takin1.1, whole genome shotgun sequence:
- the FCHO1 gene encoding F-BAR domain only protein 1 has product MSYFGEYFWGEKNHGFEVLYHSVKQGPISTKELADFIRERATIEETYSKAMAKLSKLASNGTPMGTFAPLWEVFRVSSDKLALCHLELTRKLQDLIKDVLRHGEEQLKAHKKCKEEAMGTLDAIQVLTGVSQLLPKSRENYLNRCMDQERLRRESTSQKEMDKAETKTRKAAESLRRLVEKYNSARSDFEQKMLDSALRFQAMEETHLRQMKALMGSYAHSVEDTHVQIGQVHEEFKQNVENVSVEMLLRKFAESKGTGQEKPGPLDFEAYRAATLQEAMKRLRGAKAFRLPGLSRREREPPTAVDSLEPDLGTCPEVDEEGFTVRPDVTQNSTAESTHFSSSDSDFDDEEPRKIYVHIKPASARAPPCSPKAAAAQLKATAGSLILPPGPGGTMKRHSSRDAVGRPQRPQSAPRASSCAEKLQPDEQVSKNLFGPTLESALDHEDFTGSSSLGFTSSPSPFSSSSPENVEDSGLDSPSHAAPGPSPDSWVPRPGTPQSPPTCRVSPPESRGTQSLLPSDSPQPIAASPSPWGPEAGAGGDLMPVPADLAVREGLAAPSRRPRSRKASCPLMRSNGDLSRSLSPSPLGSSAPSSIPERPSFASQTGHGVSRGPSPVVLGSQDALPVATAFTEYIHAYFRGHSPSCLARVTGELTMTFPAGIVRVFSGTPPPPVLSFRLVHTAPIEHFQPNADLLFSDPSQSDPETKDFWLNMTTLTETLQRQAEQNPAASYYNVVLLRYQFSRPGPQSMPLQLSAHWQCGPTLTQVSVEYSYQPGATIVPTPLTNVQILLPVGEPVTNVRLQPAATWNLEEKRLLWKLPDVSESGGSGRLSASWEPCSGPSTPSPVAAQFTSEGATLSGVDVELVGSGYRMSLVKRRFATGKYLVSC; this is encoded by the exons GGagagaaaaaccatggctttgaggTCCTGTACCACAGCGTGAAGCAGGGGCCCATCTCCACCAAGGAGCTGGCAGACTTCATCCGGGAGAG GGCCACCATCGAGGAGACCTACTCGAAGGCGATGGCAAAACTTTCCAAGCTGGCCAGCAACGGGACCCCCATGGG GACCTTTGCCCCACTCTGGGAGGTCTTCCGAGTCTCCTCAGACAAGCTGGCGCTCTGCCACCTGGAGCTGACGCGGAAGCTTCAGGATCTCATCAAGGATGTGCTCCGCCACGGGGAGGAACAGCTCAAGGCACACAAGAAG tgCAAAGAGGAAGCGATGGGCACCCTAGATGCCATACAGGTCCTCACGGGGGTCAGCCAGCTCCTGCCCAAGTCTCGCGAGAACTACCTGAACCGTTGCATGGACCAGGAGCGGCTGCGGAGGGAGAGCACCAGCCAGAAGGAGATGGACAAG GCGGAGACCAAGACCAGGAAGGCAGCAGAGAGCCTGCGGCGTTTGGTGGAGAAATACAACTCAGCCCGTTCTGACTTTGAGCAGAAAATGCTGGACTCAGCTCTG CGCTTCCAAGCCATGGAAGAGACCCACCTGCGGCAAATGAAGGCACTGATGGGCTCTTATGCCCACTCAGTGGAGGACACCCATGTGCAGATTGGGCAG GTGCATGAGGAGTTTAAGCAGAATGTAGAAAACGTCAGTGTGGAGATGCTGCTGAGGAAGTTTGCAGAGAGCAAAGGCACAGGCCAGGAGAAACCTG GGCCTTTGGACTTTGAGGCGTACAGAGCGGCTACCCTGCAGGAAG CAATGAAACGTTTGCGTGGAGCCAAGGCCTTTCGCCTCCCAGGACTGAGCCGGCGGGAGCGGGAGCCACCTACAGCTGT AGATTCCCTGGAACCTGATTTAGGG ACTTGTCCAGAGGTGGATGAGGAAGGTTTCACCGTCAGGCCTGATGTCACCCAGAACA GCACAGCAGAGTCCACCCACTTCTCATCCAGCGACTCCGATTTTGATGATGAGGAACCCCGCAAAATCTACGTGCACATCAAGCCTGCTTCAGCCCGGGCCCCACCCTGCAGTCCCAAGGCAGCTGCGGCCCAGCTCAAGGCCACAGCGGGCAGCCTCATTCTTCCTCCCGGCCCCGGG GGCACCATGAAACGCCATTCTTCAC GGGACGCTGTCGGGAGACCACAGAGGCCTCAATCTGCCCCAAGGGCCAGCAG CTGTGCAGAGAAGCTGCAACCGGATGAGCAGGTTTCCAAGAACCTCTTTGGACCTACCCTAGAGTCCGCCTTGGACCACGAAGATTTTACag gctCTAGCAGCCTCGGCTTCACCTCTAGCCCCTCGCCTTTCTCCTCCTCGTCTCCCGAGAACGTGGAGGACTCCGGACTGGACTCACCATCCCACGCGGCACCGGGTCCCTCCCCGGATTCCTGGGTCCCACGCCCCGGCACCCCACAGAGCCCACCTACTTGTAGGGTGTCACCCCCGGAGTCAAGGGGCACACAGTCCCTGCTGCCATCAGACTCGCCACAGCCCATTGCAGCATCCCCGAGCCCCTGGGGGCCggaggctggggctggaggag ACTTGATGCCTGTACCTGCTGACCTTGCAGTCAGGGAGGGTCTGGCAGCCCCATCCCGGAGACCGCGCTCCAGGAAGGCATCCTGTCCCCTCATGCGCAGCAATGGAGACCTG TCTCGTTCCCTGAGCCCCTCCCCACTGGGCTCTTCAGCTCCCAGCTCTATCCCTGAACGGCCCAGCTTCGCATCCCAGACCGGACATG gAGTCTCTCGGGGTCCCAGCCCTGTGGTCCTGGGCTCCCAGGATGCCCTGCCCGTGGCCACTGCCTTCACTGAGTACATCCACGCCTACTTCCGTGGCCACAGCCCCAG CTGCCTGGCTCGAGTAACTGGGGAGCTGACCATGACCTTCCCTGCCGGCATCGTACGCGTGTTCAGCGGGACCCCACCCCCTCCCGTCCTCAGCTTCCGCCTCGTGCATACGGCCCCCATTGAGCACTTCCAGCCCAATGCTGACCTGCTCTTCAG TGACCCTTCCCAGAGTGACCCAGAGACCAAAGACTTCTGGCTCAACATGACGACTCTGACTGAGACTCTGCAGCGCCAGGCAGAGCAGAATCCAGCTGCCTCCTACTACAACGTAGTACTCCTGCGGTACCAG TTCTCCCGCCCCGGTCCCCAGTCCATGCCTCTGCAGCTGAGCGCCCACTGGCAGTGTGGGCCGACACTCACTCAGGTCTCGGTGGAGTACAGCTACCAACCCGGTGCCACAATCGTGCCCACGCCGCTCACCAATGTCCAGATCCTGCTGCCCGTGGGGGAACCTGTGACCAATGTCCGCCTGCAGCCGGCTGCCACCTG GAACCTGGAGGAGAAGCGGCTCCTATGGAAGCTTCCAGATGTGTCTGAGTCAGGGG GCTCTGGCCGCCTGTCTGCCAGCTGGGAGCCATGCTCTGGGCCCAGCACGCCCAGCCCTGTGGCTGCTCAGTTCACCAGCGAGGGGGCCACTCTGTCCGGCGTGGACGTGGAGCTGGTGGGGAGTGGCTACCGCATGTCGCTGGTAAAGAGGAGGTTCGCCACAG GGAAGTACCTGGTGAGCTGTTAA